The nucleotide window tagcttgcaTGTGAGTCTAGTGTGGGCATAACCTCCCTTGAgatggaaagtgatttcctaTAGTACTGACCTCGATTCTTgttttgagattaaaaataaaaaaataaaaacaataaagataaagaaaacatcttttcttgcttttttattttgataaattcactctaaaactattttaaaaatatatttattttatattcttatcttattcttttaaccaaaatatgtttattctttttatctattttttctatcctgACATATTAAGCAAACATAACCTTAGATATAGATTTGGAGCTGGTCCATGGTGATGGTTCGAGGTTAGTTgagaaaaatcttgattttgccTAAACTAAaccaattaataattaataattatagtgtcagagtttgaatttattatttttattttatttaataaaaattaagtaaaaagtttaataaattttatctgaggaaatatattaaaaaataatatattaaaatattacttttgaaaaatatcatcCGTAAATCTGAGTGTAAAGGGTTGTGCAGCAGACAGTTTTCCACCAAACAAGCTAGAGAGGTGGGTCTTTGATGGCTGCATTTCCCCGaataattcttattattatggGAACCCACTGCCTGCCCAGTTCTATCTTTAATGAACAATAGGCAGGCAACGCCTTTAAACtttactcttctttttttccacttTGCAACCGAAAGGCAATAACAAATTCAGTGAACTGAGAGTTGGACAAGGTTAATccagagtaatataaaattattttaaagattttatttaataatttaagtttttgaatgaaaatatttttttaatatagtattaaAATCTTATTAACCAAGTAGTTATAAATTCAAATCtcacaacttttattttaattaataaaaattaaatacaagataatGTAACTCTGtataagtttcaagtttaaagagtttttactttaaaaaatatattagaaaataatataaaattattattgagacatcatctaataacttaaacttttaggtgaaAAGCTTCTTTGACAGTACTCTtatcttatatattatttttatgtatttatatttttttcttgcacctttatttgttttaaaaaaattaaattagtcttataaattatttttaaaagaaaaccacAAGATAACGAATAACCACAATAGACTATGATTCTATTTGGTGTGACttttgtaaattaaattaatttttcttttaacttttgaaaagtcttaataattataaaattgagttaaaattttggtttaataaaaaaaaatataatttctaactTTTAATTCATGGATTCTACGTATATTACatcttttttcatatatatatcaaatcaatatcTTGAATAATTAACTTGTTTAGAAGTTTTTTCTCCCATGGGAATACGAATGACATGTATTAAAATCAATTAGTTATTGGCAAATCATGATAAAGTCACgtgatataaatttaaatcacaTCAATACACTATCTATTGTCTAGCTAAActtgttatattttaattttaaatagtataatttatctaatcaagttttaaatttgttcACTAGATATTACTAATTCGAGTTTTATAGACTTTAAGACCActagaaaattatataattgttaactttAGAATTTATGAGATTAGTTAAAATATGAGCAAGTTAGCTCGgacatttatattaataaaaaaatattacaaagttAAAACTTGTTTGTAATTTCCGTCGTGAAGGTTTACATGGTAAAGGATTATATAGCTATAAATATAAGCCTAAATGTGCTACAAATTAAAGAATCAAACAGTGATTCCTAAAGATGAGTTACGAGCTTAAATCAAGCTGATGTAATGTTTTGAGAGGATTATAATATATTCTAATTAACGCAAATTGAATTTCCCATCTTCTTTTCTTGAGACTTTAATTTGTGGTGCGATGCGATCAAGATTTATTGGTCTTCATATCCTTGAGTACCATACATAGTTAAAGCTTGACTATCAACTAGTACTAGTCTAGCTAGACGGAGAATAGCCGCTGAGCCCCATCTATGCAAGGGGATGATGGCTTGATCAACAGCATATTATACTGACCTAAAAGCTTGCAAAAAATTATTGGGAAATTGCTACGGTGTCAAGGAAGTGTGgctaatgaaaaaaatactgcTGTAGATCTATATTGTTTAACATGTTCTACTAGAAAAATTagctgaaaaagaaagaaatatgacGCTGTAGACCATCATGGACAGCTAGCCAAGCAATTTATCTTTATTGGATGTATGACCACTACCGTTTCTGTTAGGACAGTAAACCTATAAGCCCTCTCTTGGGATCTGAGTTCTGATGAGAATCTCTGGTAACATGTATGTTTGCTTGGCTTGACCTCAATACCTTACAGTAACACCCAGAGAAAAAGTACAAGTTTTTGGTTCATTGGACCACGATTGAGGGGGTGCATCTGATCCATGATCTGATGCAGTCTCACATATTTTCTGGATGTAGTGTGAGTGTAGGGCCACAATTGTGGGGGTGCATCGGTTCAAATCTGAGGGGCTTGCCCATTTTTCCTACCACCCTCTCTCTGCGTAAGAAATAGTTTTTGCCAGCTACTATGATCATGGCAGACCCTAATTTTGAATCACTCTTGAGTTGTGTATTTCACTGGGTTTTGCAGGAAAGTGTGTGGACATGTTGTGTTCTGGACTGACAGTGCTAGCTGCTTCTGTACAACTTAGTACTAGTATTACAAGAACTTCACTGTCAATCACCATTATTATATTGATTGCAGCGCATTGAATGTGAGCGCTGTACGAATATTTCCATATGGAAGGTTTTCTGGTAACTACTTTGCTGTCGGTTGGTTGAGAGGGAATTGATTGTGTATGAGGTGCCAATAGGCTCATGGTAAAGATACAACTCTTGAAATGCTGAACTTTTTGGCCTTGAAGTACGTTCTAGGCTTATTAGAGGTGCAAAGCAGTAGGCCAGAATTAGCATTATGGGAGTCAGATGTGTAGTTACCAGCTCTGAAAGACTAGCTGTGGAGGCTCTGAAAAGACTTTTTAATCCAATGATTTAACAGTCTCTAGTTATTAGCATGGTGGCATCCCAGGTTGGTTATATGTTAGGTTGTAATCTGCAGCACTCATATTTTATATGGCATCTCAGGTTTGTCCTTCTAAAATAATCTCCTGTCGGATGAAACAATTTGTTCGTGTCCTGTTTTTAAGAATGATGTTACATAGAGAACTGTCTCATGGTAATAGCAGCATCACCCTAGCTGTCTTTCACTCCAGGCAAGGCAAGACTTGCTTGCTATAGATACTTCAAAAATAATGTACAAGTGCTTAGACATTCTTGTTTCAAAAGTTGGAACCTTTTCacatttctttcttcaatgaTTACATAATTCATTAATGTATGGAAGGACTACAACATCTGATTAGCTTGTTAGTCGATGACTATTAACTTACttcaaaatcaaatagaaatgaatttaaacaaaatgCTCTGTTGGGTATTCATGTTCATATCCGTTGTAGTCATAATATAATCTCTCTCCCTTTGATATATCCCTGTTGGCTATCAGCAAAACCCGGCATTCACCATTTACATCATACCTCACACATTTTAGATTCTgcttctttctcccttctctgcATCGAAGGATATGGTTCTTATAAGAGTGGACCAAAGGTATAACTGTTTTCAAAATCCATTCtgacaaaaattaaatggaaaatgCAAGAATGGATTGCTTACAACAGAAAGGCCACCTGCAAGATTGCGAATGTCCTatggaaaaaaactaaactggCATACTTGAAAGACATTGTGTTCATGCATTTATCCTGACTTATTTCAGTGTTTTGCAAAATGAAGGAGCTAGAGTTGAGAGACATTCACAATTAACTCAATTATATGTTGTGTGTTCTCTATGATTACACTCTCATGGCACCTCCAGCCATGATATACGATCAAGTGAAATGCAAAGCGGATTGATGCAAAATGTTATAACCACTATGTGCCAAATGCATCAGAAATTAAGTCCATATGCCACGCAGTCTGCCTAACTTACAGGTTAACCTTGTAACGTCAATTTTTAATTCCAAAGGATTTGCCAGAGGCTTTTATTTCCATGGCATAAAGCAGAAGTTTAATGTTGAGGATGAACTTACTGTGTGTGATTGTTGATACCATTGATAAATCGAGCTATATTCCCACGCATGTCAGGACATATGACAAGGCTTTGTGAAGGATTATCAGCATGAAGCAATGTCATCATGCTATCACCATCATCATTTTCCCGGTTCTTCAAGTAATCAACATCTCCAACATACTCAGTTATAATCGTTAAATCTTTTATGAATCTATCTGCCTTTACTGTGAACCTGTTACAACCAAACAGGTATACTGAACCACTGATCCAAATTTAATAACCacaacaagaacaaaacatatttaatcttgaaaggTCGGAAACTATATATACATACCCTTCCTTGGGATCAAAAACAACCATGAGAGGAGGCCATTCACCTCTATTCATCATCCTTTTGCACAAATTTAAGGTTTCAGCATCTTCTTTTGACAAGACCTGTACAGTAATCATACTTGAATTTCAATAAACCTGGACTCTATGAATCACTAAACAGCCAACTAGCCAACAGtacaaatcaatcaaaattagaAACAGTTACTCGCCCTTCAATCTATACTtctaaagtagaaaaaaaaggaaaatcctTGATACTATTGCCCAATTCTTATACATGTGCGCCTACAAATCtataaaatagtaatttcaGCCCAGCTGCAGAAGAGCAGATACAGGTAACTAGAAGCCAGTAAAGTCATCCTTAAAAAGCTGCAATCATCACAACAATCTAGATAACCACAACCGTTGACATTTCAAAACAGGGCTTCACTTGTCAAATGCAAGCAATATACAATACAAAGTGATATTAAAGCCATAAATCAGACTTAAACATCAAAACCACTGCACTCCCATGTCCCTAATGTTAACGAATTGGCAAGGCAAGCACTGAAATATGTCtctctttttatgttttaatttaaaacaattgctTTCCCATTTTTTACCTGCATTCCTCCCTTCTCAAGAGCTGACTGATTCACAGACCTCGGTGCCATGCCTGGCCGGTAAGTTAGTTCATTGCTGAACTCCGTCCCCGAGGCTGTCAATGCTGTTGCTAGTGATCTCATTTGCTCTAGTCTCCTTTCAGGATCTTCACTCGGACTAAATGGCAACAGCTTCCTCCTCTTCTTCGACACCACTAAACTACTAGACCGCTTTCGCTTCTTCTGAATATCTAAAAACAGGACAGGAAACACGGTAACTAACACCATCCCATTAATCAAAACACAAAGCACATAAACcccatattttttgtttacctTGACTTAGCTTCTGAATCGATTCTGTAG belongs to Populus nigra chromosome 18, ddPopNigr1.1, whole genome shotgun sequence and includes:
- the LOC133678926 gene encoding histone-lysine N-methyltransferase ATXR6-like isoform X1, whose amino-acid sequence is MALRSKRSQAPKPISRSKAAAADYSDVYCEKCGSGESPGELLLCDKCDKGFHLFCLRPILVAVPKGSWFCPSCSKQKMPNSFPLVQTKIIDFFRIQRSTESIQKLSQDIQKKRKRSSSLVVSKKRRKLLPFSPSEDPERRLEQMRSLATALTASGTEFSNELTYRPGMAPRSVNQSALEKGGMQVLSKEDAETLNLCKRMMNRGEWPPLMVVFDPKEGFTVKADRFIKDLTIITEYVGDVDYLKNRENDDGDSMMTLLHADNPSQSLVICPDMRGNIARFINGINNHTQEGRKKQNLKCVRYDVNGECRVLLIANRDISKGERLYYDYNGYEHEYPTEHFV
- the LOC133678926 gene encoding histone-lysine N-methyltransferase ATXR6-like isoform X2, whose translation is MALRSKRSQAPKPISRSKAAAADYSDVYCEKCGSGESPGELLLCDKCDKGFHLFCLRPILVAVPKGSWFCPSCSKQKMPNSFPLVQTKIIDFFRIQRSTESIQKLSQDIQKKRKRSSSLVVSKKRRKLLPFSPSEDPERRLEQMRSLATALTASGTEFSNELTYRPGMAPRSVNQSALEKGGMQVLSKEDAETLNLCKRMMNRGEWPPLMVVFDPKEGFTVKADRFIKDLTIITEYVGDVDYLKNRENDDGDSMMTLLHADNPSQSLVICPDMRGNIARFINGINNHTQEKEAESKMCEV